A single region of the Arthrobacter sp. zg-Y820 genome encodes:
- a CDS encoding methylated-DNA--[protein]-cysteine S-methyltransferase, which produces MRIHKSVVTPLGVLTLASDEGALRAVFPGVPDPAADHGLGRIVEDGFEEVERQLEQYFAGHRCCFDLDLDTRGTDFQRRVWAEVSAIPYGQTCSYKELAIRLGDAAKARGVGAALSRNPLNIVIPTHRVVGSRGALTGYSAGIGSKRFLLDHESSEATAVLRVHCAGTAGVPA; this is translated from the coding sequence ATGCGCATCCATAAGAGTGTCGTAACGCCGCTGGGTGTCCTCACCCTGGCCTCCGACGAGGGTGCCCTGCGGGCTGTCTTCCCCGGGGTTCCCGATCCGGCCGCCGATCACGGGCTGGGCCGGATCGTCGAAGACGGCTTCGAGGAAGTCGAACGCCAGCTCGAGCAGTATTTCGCCGGGCACCGCTGCTGCTTCGACCTGGATCTCGACACCCGCGGGACGGACTTCCAACGCCGGGTTTGGGCCGAGGTGTCGGCAATTCCGTACGGCCAGACCTGCAGCTACAAGGAGCTGGCCATACGGCTCGGCGATGCCGCAAAGGCACGCGGTGTCGGAGCAGCGTTGTCCCGCAATCCGCTGAACATCGTCATTCCCACGCATCGGGTGGTCGGATCCCGGGGTGCGCTGACCGGGTACTCCGCCGGCATCGGCTCGAAGCGTTTCCTGCTGGACCACGAATCATCCGAGGCCACCGCCGTCCTGCGCGTGCATTGCGCCGGCACCGCCGGTGTGCCTGCTTGA
- the dprA gene encoding DNA-processing protein DprA: MSGDRTALLRSRAALSRLFEPSDNVGLALVAAAGPADAVRVATGTLPAGKELRREVAEELAAAGIPGRGSSLPEALSRWAPRVPDLAPDRDLATIGRLGGELLIPEDPRWPEALRDLGLGMPLCLWVRGDLSLGMPVLRRTAAVVGSRDSTGYGASVAGDLAAGLVTRGWTVVSGGAYGIDAQAHRAALATGGTAGMPTVAVMACGADRYYPAGNEDLLREVARRGLLLSEVPPGSAPTRWRFLQRNRIIAALGAVTVVVEARWRSGALNTAHHAAALGREVGAVPGSVYSANSAGCHRLLRDGNAVCVTDAAEVVELGSPIGSAAASAEVERGEPGAVHDGLTIEDILLLDALPLRSGSPVDKLASVAGLSVPAVRAGLARLELEDLAVRDGPETWRRSRQ; this comes from the coding sequence ATGAGCGGGGACCGGACGGCATTGCTTCGCAGCCGGGCCGCGTTGTCCCGGTTATTCGAGCCATCGGACAACGTTGGGTTGGCTCTCGTGGCGGCAGCGGGGCCGGCAGATGCGGTGCGGGTGGCGACGGGAACGCTGCCCGCCGGGAAAGAGCTGCGCCGGGAAGTTGCTGAGGAGCTGGCCGCAGCAGGCATCCCGGGGCGGGGCAGCAGTCTGCCCGAGGCCCTGAGCCGGTGGGCGCCGAGAGTTCCTGACCTGGCGCCGGACCGCGATTTGGCGACCATCGGCCGTCTGGGGGGTGAACTGCTCATTCCCGAGGACCCGCGGTGGCCGGAAGCCCTGCGCGACCTGGGGTTGGGCATGCCTCTGTGCCTGTGGGTGCGGGGCGATCTGAGCCTTGGAATGCCCGTGCTTCGCCGGACGGCGGCCGTCGTGGGCTCCCGCGACAGCACGGGGTACGGAGCCTCAGTGGCAGGAGATCTTGCGGCAGGGCTGGTGACGCGGGGATGGACCGTGGTGTCCGGAGGCGCCTACGGCATCGACGCCCAGGCCCACCGCGCGGCGTTGGCCACCGGAGGAACGGCGGGGATGCCCACTGTTGCCGTTATGGCCTGCGGTGCGGACCGCTACTACCCGGCAGGGAACGAGGACCTGCTGCGGGAGGTGGCCCGTCGCGGACTCCTGCTGTCCGAGGTGCCGCCGGGATCCGCCCCCACCCGCTGGAGGTTCCTGCAGCGGAACAGGATCATCGCAGCGCTCGGCGCCGTGACGGTGGTGGTTGAGGCCCGCTGGCGCTCCGGGGCACTGAACACTGCCCACCACGCCGCAGCCCTGGGCCGGGAGGTCGGTGCGGTGCCGGGGTCCGTGTACTCGGCAAACTCGGCAGGCTGCCACCGGCTGCTTCGAGACGGCAACGCCGTCTGCGTGACAGACGCAGCCGAGGTCGTTGAACTGGGCAGTCCCATCGGATCGGCTGCAGCCTCCGCCGAAGTGGAGCGTGGCGAACCCGGAGCGGTGCATGACGGGCTCACGATCGAAGACATCCTCCTCCTTGATGCTTTGCCGCTGCGCAGCGGATCACCGGTCGACAAGCTTGCGTCGGTGGCCGGGCTGTCGGTTCCGGCGGTCCGCGCCGGCCTGGCACGGCTGGAACTGGAAGACCTTGCCGTCCGCGACGGGCCGGAGACGTGGCGACGGAGCCGCCAATGA
- a CDS encoding YifB family Mg chelatase-like AAA ATPase, with protein sequence MTLGRTYGVGLVGLDGRMVEVEADIGQTLPSFVLLGLPDASLTEAKDRVRSAAKNAGLPLSRRRITVNLMPADVHKRGSGFDLAIVTAALAAAGDIRCSGRRVFIAELGLDGRLRPVRGILPAVMAAVDAGYPEITVAAANAAEAALVPGAEVTGFESLAEVAAFLGADPGRLSFPPQVPDETPEGSLDDGTGVTVPLRDMSDIAGQSEARFAVEVAAAGAHHLLMTGPPGAGKTMLAERLPSLLPDLPDTHAMEVTAIHSLVWGGRPCSQLLRRPPFESPHHTASSAAIIGGGSGIARPGAASRAHRGVLFLDEAPEYDRRVLDALRQPLESGKLELHRAAGTASYPARFQLVLAANPCPCGLASGKGIDCTCTPQQRRRYFSRLSGPLLDRVDLQLTVQRVSLRELAGDGGAEQSAAIAGRVAAARSIQHERLKGWGYETNAEVAGNLLRGALRPSPKATSSLDRAMDRQTLTARGYDRVLRVAWSVADLAGHDTPGADDVGQALGFRQQGALA encoded by the coding sequence GTGACGCTGGGACGAACCTATGGTGTGGGTCTGGTCGGCTTGGACGGCCGGATGGTGGAAGTCGAGGCCGACATCGGTCAGACGCTTCCCTCCTTCGTTCTTCTGGGATTGCCTGATGCTTCCCTCACCGAAGCGAAGGACCGGGTTCGATCGGCAGCCAAGAATGCCGGCCTGCCGCTGAGCCGCCGGAGGATCACCGTCAACCTGATGCCGGCGGACGTACACAAGCGCGGGTCGGGATTCGACCTGGCCATCGTCACGGCCGCGCTTGCCGCCGCCGGAGACATCCGCTGCAGCGGCCGCCGCGTTTTCATCGCCGAACTTGGTCTGGACGGACGGCTGCGGCCGGTGCGCGGCATCCTGCCCGCAGTCATGGCGGCCGTGGACGCCGGCTATCCGGAAATCACGGTGGCGGCAGCCAACGCCGCCGAGGCTGCCCTCGTCCCCGGAGCCGAAGTGACCGGGTTCGAGTCACTGGCGGAAGTGGCAGCCTTTCTCGGTGCCGATCCCGGCCGGCTGTCCTTTCCGCCGCAGGTTCCCGACGAAACCCCGGAAGGAAGCCTCGACGACGGGACGGGCGTGACCGTTCCGCTCCGCGACATGTCGGACATTGCCGGCCAATCGGAGGCCCGATTCGCGGTGGAGGTTGCTGCCGCCGGCGCCCACCACCTCCTGATGACCGGCCCGCCCGGAGCGGGAAAGACCATGCTGGCCGAGCGCCTCCCCAGCCTGCTTCCGGACCTTCCGGACACCCATGCCATGGAGGTCACCGCGATCCACTCACTGGTCTGGGGCGGCCGGCCGTGTTCCCAGCTGTTGCGGCGCCCGCCCTTTGAAAGCCCGCATCACACCGCGTCGTCGGCGGCGATCATCGGCGGAGGCTCGGGCATTGCCCGTCCGGGTGCGGCGTCCCGGGCCCACCGCGGTGTGCTGTTCCTTGATGAAGCTCCGGAGTACGACCGGCGCGTGCTGGATGCGCTGCGACAGCCGCTGGAGAGCGGCAAACTCGAGCTGCACCGCGCTGCCGGGACCGCCAGCTATCCGGCGCGGTTCCAACTGGTGCTGGCAGCCAACCCCTGCCCCTGCGGCCTGGCCTCCGGAAAGGGCATTGACTGCACCTGCACTCCGCAGCAGCGCCGACGCTATTTCAGCCGGCTCTCCGGCCCGCTGCTGGACCGGGTGGATTTGCAGCTGACCGTTCAGCGCGTGTCCCTTCGCGAGTTGGCCGGCGATGGCGGCGCCGAACAAAGCGCCGCCATCGCCGGCCGGGTCGCCGCCGCCCGGAGCATCCAGCACGAGCGGTTGAAGGGCTGGGGCTATGAAACCAATGCCGAGGTGGCCGGAAACCTGCTCCGCGGTGCCCTCCGGCCGTCGCCGAAGGCCACCTCCTCACTGGACCGCGCCATGGACCGCCAGACGCTGACGGCACGCGGTTATGACAGGGTGCTGCGGGTCGCGTGGAGCGTCGCCGACCTTGCCGGGCATGACACGCCGGGTGCTGACGACGTCGGGCAGGCGCTGGGGTTCCGGCAGCAGGGAGCGCTGGCATGA
- a CDS encoding YraN family protein — protein MRAKDTLGRHGEDLAAGYLTAAGIEVIDRNWRCPDGEIDLVGIDNGTLVIVEVKTRSSLNYGHPLEAITPAKLARLYLLASRWRKAQDRRFAAFRVDAVSVVDDGVGAPVIEHLREVAP, from the coding sequence ATGAGAGCCAAAGACACCTTGGGACGACACGGCGAGGACCTCGCGGCGGGCTACCTGACCGCGGCCGGCATAGAGGTCATCGACCGCAACTGGCGCTGCCCCGACGGAGAGATCGACCTCGTGGGAATCGACAACGGGACGCTGGTCATCGTGGAGGTCAAAACGCGTTCCTCGCTGAATTACGGCCATCCTCTCGAAGCCATCACGCCGGCCAAGCTTGCCCGTCTCTACCTCCTGGCCAGCAGGTGGCGGAAGGCCCAGGACCGGCGCTTTGCAGCGTTCAGGGTGGACGCCGTATCGGTGGTCGACGACGGCGTGGGCGCACCTGTGATCGAGCATCTGCGCGAGGTGGCGCCGTGA
- a CDS encoding STM3941 family protein produces the protein MTEAKRNCDGSRHLHTRDDDGGRSAAPGASKLAPLILPVSWIRLIGMGLLAALFVAIGLFFCLSPEWRNKIIGLVCVLFFGGGYGAVLWKKLRDPVVLTLSEDGIQPHSGGFIPWEDFEAVGIGRIEGAPGGTKVIGIRLKSYEGYLASFTPEQIRLARATAVAGKFTGSVLRRAAPRPALRHGRGGLQALAALPQRDIAGMLQWSRAMSGGWDVTFSPHLFKGRARDVVRKIEGYYLSALTARSAR, from the coding sequence ATGACTGAAGCCAAACGGAATTGCGACGGGTCTCGTCATCTGCACACGAGGGACGACGACGGCGGAAGATCGGCTGCACCGGGCGCTTCCAAACTGGCACCGCTGATCCTTCCGGTTTCCTGGATCCGCCTGATCGGGATGGGACTCCTAGCCGCGCTTTTCGTCGCCATCGGGCTGTTCTTCTGTCTCAGCCCCGAGTGGCGCAACAAAATTATCGGGCTGGTGTGCGTTCTCTTTTTTGGCGGCGGTTATGGCGCCGTCCTATGGAAGAAACTGCGGGATCCGGTTGTCCTCACCTTGTCCGAGGACGGCATTCAGCCCCACTCCGGAGGCTTCATACCCTGGGAAGATTTCGAGGCCGTCGGCATCGGGCGGATTGAAGGGGCTCCCGGAGGGACTAAAGTCATCGGAATCCGCCTGAAATCCTATGAAGGGTACCTCGCGTCCTTCACCCCGGAACAGATCCGGTTGGCCAGGGCAACAGCAGTGGCGGGAAAGTTCACCGGCTCCGTTCTGCGGCGGGCGGCTCCCCGCCCGGCGCTCAGGCACGGCCGCGGCGGACTGCAGGCACTTGCCGCCCTCCCGCAGCGGGACATAGCCGGCATGCTGCAGTGGAGCCGTGCCATGTCCGGGGGCTGGGATGTGACCTTTTCTCCGCACTTATTCAAGGGCCGTGCCCGTGACGTGGTCCGGAAAATCGAAGGTTATTATCTCTCCGCCCTGACCGCCCGTTCAGCCCGCTAA
- a CDS encoding LPXTG cell wall anchor domain-containing protein — translation MKTTATAAAAALALGCFSLAVIQPATATGGTAPETSTTVRQDVGAYLYKKNDESKPAAWENSGPQDLLQVKEHTTKWFEADEIMSRLPKDICGPGWAIQQDKLDIDTTSPFKWPETITYPDGFGEGATLTDNRHDDLETYGPVPDCEPEPDPSPSPTPDPKPTPDPKPTPDPSPSPTPDPKPTPDPKPTPDPEPTPDPTPDPKPSPKATPEPSPTPEPSPTPSQTPPAVVVPQPTPPAPPAPAPVTPGQLPDTGANPAMAALAGAGILVAGLGTAALVRNRRRADSADA, via the coding sequence ATGAAAACAACTGCGACTGCTGCTGCAGCCGCCCTGGCTCTCGGCTGCTTCTCACTAGCCGTCATTCAGCCGGCCACTGCCACCGGCGGCACCGCGCCGGAAACATCCACTACCGTCCGTCAAGACGTGGGTGCGTATCTTTACAAGAAGAACGACGAATCCAAGCCTGCCGCATGGGAAAACTCCGGCCCCCAGGATTTGCTCCAGGTCAAGGAGCACACGACAAAGTGGTTTGAAGCTGACGAAATCATGAGTCGGCTCCCAAAGGACATCTGCGGCCCGGGATGGGCCATCCAGCAGGACAAGCTGGATATCGACACCACCAGCCCCTTCAAGTGGCCCGAAACCATTACATATCCTGATGGCTTCGGTGAGGGCGCCACCCTGACTGATAACAGGCACGACGACCTCGAGACCTACGGCCCTGTGCCCGATTGCGAGCCGGAGCCGGATCCCAGCCCGAGCCCGACACCGGACCCCAAGCCCACCCCGGATCCCAAACCGACACCGGACCCGAGCCCTAGCCCGACCCCGGACCCCAAGCCCACCCCGGACCCCAAGCCCACCCCGGATCCCGAGCCGACGCCGGACCCGACACCGGACCCGAAACCCAGCCCCAAGGCGACTCCCGAGCCGAGCCCGACACCGGAACCCAGCCCCACACCGAGCCAGACACCGCCTGCCGTAGTCGTCCCGCAGCCGACACCGCCTGCACCGCCTGCGCCTGCCCCGGTTACCCCCGGGCAGCTGCCGGACACCGGAGCGAATCCGGCCATGGCAGCACTGGCAGGAGCCGGAATCCTGGTTGCCGGTCTGGGCACAGCGGCCCTGGTACGGAACCGCCGTCGCGCTGATTCGGCCGATGCCTAA
- a CDS encoding GNAT family N-acetyltransferase, translating into MPFDIPLLSDGSLTLRPHRASDVEPVFLRSLDPLTRQWTTIPLDYTRAMAAHYVAAISVAQEDAVSWALEFDGDYAGSLDLRFQGANSGNLGFVTAPAFRGRGLMSRAVSLAVAHAFDGLGWDVVTWTANAGNTGSYKTVWRSGFPPPIAVPHFLAHRGRMVEGWISSLAAEDPRLPTGLWAEWHDVVERLPAAPPACAPAPPTAPTAPIKAPIEPAPAPAPSSRRP; encoded by the coding sequence ATGCCATTCGACATCCCGCTTCTGTCCGACGGATCGCTGACGCTGCGGCCGCACCGCGCCTCCGACGTCGAGCCGGTGTTTCTGCGCTCCCTCGATCCGTTGACCCGCCAGTGGACCACCATTCCGCTGGACTACACGCGCGCGATGGCCGCGCACTATGTGGCAGCGATCTCGGTCGCGCAGGAAGATGCGGTGTCCTGGGCCCTGGAGTTCGACGGCGATTACGCCGGCTCGCTGGATCTGCGCTTCCAGGGGGCTAATTCGGGAAACCTGGGGTTTGTGACCGCACCCGCCTTTCGGGGCCGGGGTCTGATGTCCCGGGCAGTGTCGCTGGCCGTGGCCCATGCCTTCGACGGCCTGGGCTGGGACGTGGTGACATGGACCGCCAACGCGGGAAACACCGGAAGCTACAAAACCGTCTGGCGCAGCGGGTTTCCGCCGCCGATTGCCGTTCCCCATTTCCTTGCCCACCGCGGCCGGATGGTGGAGGGCTGGATTTCCAGCCTCGCTGCCGAAGACCCGCGGCTGCCCACGGGGCTGTGGGCGGAGTGGCACGACGTCGTCGAACGGCTTCCTGCGGCGCCGCCGGCATGCGCGCCGGCGCCACCGACGGCACCGACCGCACCGATCAAGGCACCGATCGAGCCGGCGCCGGCGCCGGCACCGTCGAGCCGCCGGCCCTAA
- a CDS encoding DUF2469 domain-containing protein — translation MSAEDLENYETDMELQLYREYRDVVGLFSYVVETERRFYLANHVDLQARSADGEIYFDLTLQDAWVWDVYRSARFVKSVRVITFKDVNVEELTRNDDLTIPKADELG, via the coding sequence ATGAGCGCGGAAGACCTTGAGAACTATGAAACGGACATGGAGCTTCAGCTCTACCGTGAGTACCGGGACGTGGTGGGGCTCTTCAGCTACGTAGTCGAAACGGAGCGGAGGTTCTACCTGGCGAACCATGTGGACCTGCAGGCACGCTCCGCGGACGGCGAGATCTACTTCGATCTCACGCTTCAGGATGCCTGGGTGTGGGATGTGTACAGGTCCGCCAGGTTCGTCAAAAGCGTCCGCGTGATCACGTTCAAGGACGTGAACGTGGAGGAACTGACCCGCAACGACGACCTCACCATTCCCAAGGCAGACGAACTGGGCTGA
- a CDS encoding ribonuclease HII: MTAAPVRQRPKTGTGSKAPTLRFERSFAAAGHKVLAGCDEVGRGALAGPVSVGLVAVDLATVRSLKGVRDSKLLSVSDRETLVPLIKKWSLGWGVGHASAAEIDLHGIMAALRLAGTRAWDQVCSDLTPDVVLLDGNYNWLSPASQASLFDVPNDDDGGCLAPVHTKIKADMQCLSVAAASVLAKVERDAMMVDYAVTHPQYGWEVNKGYATASHRLAIDAHGPTPLHRMSWQLGSRPEPYAADQESVVGG; encoded by the coding sequence ATGACGGCTGCGCCAGTCCGCCAGCGTCCGAAGACCGGAACCGGCAGCAAGGCCCCGACGCTCCGGTTCGAGCGGTCCTTTGCCGCCGCCGGCCACAAGGTGCTGGCAGGCTGCGACGAGGTGGGCCGCGGTGCCCTGGCCGGGCCGGTCAGCGTGGGACTGGTGGCCGTGGACCTGGCAACGGTCCGGTCGCTCAAGGGCGTGCGGGACAGTAAGCTGCTCTCCGTCAGCGACCGGGAAACCCTGGTGCCGCTGATCAAGAAATGGTCGCTGGGCTGGGGCGTCGGGCATGCCAGCGCGGCCGAAATCGACCTCCACGGAATCATGGCTGCGCTGCGGCTGGCCGGAACCCGCGCCTGGGACCAGGTCTGCTCGGACCTGACGCCCGACGTCGTGCTCCTGGACGGCAACTACAACTGGCTCTCGCCGGCGTCCCAGGCCAGCCTCTTCGACGTTCCGAACGACGACGACGGCGGCTGCCTGGCGCCGGTGCACACCAAGATCAAGGCGGACATGCAGTGCCTCAGCGTGGCCGCAGCCAGCGTACTCGCGAAAGTGGAGCGGGACGCGATGATGGTGGACTACGCTGTGACACATCCTCAGTACGGCTGGGAAGTGAACAAGGGCTACGCTACGGCGTCCCATCGGTTGGCGATTGACGCGCACGGGCCCACGCCCCTGCACCGGATGTCCTGGCAGTTGGGATCGCGTCCGGAACCGTATGCCGCAGACCAAGAGAGCGTCGTTGGGGGATGA
- the lepB gene encoding signal peptidase I, whose protein sequence is MAQNVPDEPTQSAGSGIHGAHSANPRAAAPGKGDSAGKDSAGKKKGSEKNRGFGGWLREVATIIVVALLLSFLIKTFLFRAFYIPSGSMEETLEINDRIFVNLLVPEPFDLNRGDVVVFKDTKGWLPELPPATEGPGTWIRDALIFVGLVPDTSEQHLVKRVIGTEGDRVVCCDADGKITVNGEPLTEPYIYPGASPSDVAFDVVVPEGKVWVMGDHRNASADSREHLQDPSGGFVDVEDIEGKAAVTAWPLNRAGFVGSYPEVFENVPEPSSSAPAESK, encoded by the coding sequence ATGGCTCAGAACGTCCCGGACGAGCCCACCCAGAGCGCCGGATCCGGCATCCACGGCGCCCATTCGGCGAACCCGCGCGCGGCGGCCCCCGGCAAAGGGGACAGCGCCGGCAAGGACAGTGCCGGCAAGAAAAAGGGCAGCGAGAAAAACCGCGGCTTTGGCGGCTGGCTGCGCGAAGTGGCCACCATCATTGTGGTCGCGCTGCTGCTGTCCTTCCTGATCAAGACGTTTCTCTTCCGGGCGTTCTACATCCCCTCGGGTTCCATGGAGGAAACCCTGGAGATCAACGACCGCATCTTCGTGAACCTGCTGGTCCCGGAGCCCTTTGACCTGAACCGCGGCGACGTGGTGGTATTCAAGGACACCAAGGGCTGGCTGCCGGAGCTCCCGCCGGCCACCGAGGGCCCGGGAACCTGGATCCGCGATGCCCTGATCTTTGTCGGGCTGGTTCCCGACACCTCGGAGCAGCACCTCGTGAAGCGGGTCATCGGCACCGAGGGCGACCGCGTTGTCTGCTGCGACGCCGACGGCAAGATCACGGTCAACGGCGAGCCGCTGACCGAGCCCTACATCTACCCCGGTGCGTCGCCGTCGGACGTTGCGTTCGACGTCGTGGTTCCCGAGGGCAAGGTCTGGGTCATGGGCGACCACCGCAACGCCTCCGCGGATTCCCGCGAACACCTCCAGGATCCCAGCGGCGGCTTCGTTGATGTCGAGGACATTGAGGGTAAGGCGGCCGTGACCGCATGGCCGTTGAACCGCGCCGGCTTCGTGGGCAGCTATCCGGAAGTCTTCGAAAACGTTCCCGAGCCCTCCAGCTCAGCACCGGCCGAATCGAAATGA
- the lepB gene encoding signal peptidase I, which translates to MKRRPRFVGWRFVLCALAAAVVLVALVRAFVVDVYYIPSESMQPLLEPGDRVVVSRTDYRSGEIQRGDVVVFDGKGSLAPLHNGDPLPVTAVKSLARWVGLAGSDTVYVKRVIGVPGDRVSCCTADEPRLTVNGTPVDESYVYPGDAPSEKSFDVIVPDGRLWLMGDHRSRSADSRSLLGAPGGGLISQERVIGRATAILWPLERSSDIERLELGAEWNTAK; encoded by the coding sequence ATGAAACGCCGGCCCCGGTTTGTGGGCTGGCGTTTCGTGTTATGCGCCCTTGCCGCCGCTGTGGTGCTGGTGGCGCTGGTCCGCGCGTTTGTCGTGGACGTCTACTACATACCGTCCGAGTCGATGCAGCCGCTGCTGGAACCGGGCGACCGCGTGGTGGTCTCACGCACCGACTACAGGTCCGGCGAAATCCAGCGCGGCGACGTCGTGGTCTTTGACGGCAAAGGGTCCCTGGCTCCGCTGCACAACGGTGATCCGCTCCCGGTGACAGCGGTGAAGTCCCTGGCCCGGTGGGTCGGTCTGGCCGGCAGCGACACTGTCTACGTGAAGCGGGTCATCGGAGTTCCGGGTGACCGGGTCAGCTGCTGCACGGCGGACGAGCCTCGGTTGACCGTCAATGGAACTCCGGTGGACGAGTCATACGTTTATCCGGGAGACGCTCCCAGCGAGAAGTCCTTTGACGTCATTGTCCCCGACGGCCGGCTGTGGCTGATGGGGGACCACCGGTCCCGGTCCGCCGATTCCCGGTCCCTGCTGGGGGCTCCCGGCGGCGGACTCATTTCGCAGGAGCGCGTCATTGGCAGGGCCACGGCCATCTTGTGGCCGCTGGAGCGTAGTTCGGATATTGAGCGGCTAGAGTTAGGAGCCGAGTGGAACACGGCGAAGTAA
- the rplS gene encoding 50S ribosomal protein L19, which yields MHILDSVDAASLRSDIPEFRAGDTVKVHVNIIEGKNTRVQVFQGFVMKRQGDGLRETFTVRKVSFGVGVERTFPVHSPVIDKLELVSKGDVRRAKLYYMRDLRGKAAKIKEKRDARPAK from the coding sequence ATGCACATCCTAGATTCTGTTGATGCAGCTTCGCTGCGTTCAGACATCCCCGAGTTCCGCGCCGGTGACACGGTCAAGGTTCACGTAAACATCATCGAAGGCAAGAACACCCGTGTTCAGGTCTTCCAGGGCTTCGTCATGAAGCGCCAGGGCGATGGCCTGCGCGAGACCTTCACGGTCCGCAAGGTCAGCTTCGGCGTCGGCGTGGAGCGTACCTTCCCGGTTCACTCCCCGGTCATCGACAAGCTCGAGCTCGTCTCCAAGGGTGACGTCCGCCGCGCCAAGCTGTACTACATGCGCGATCTGCGCGGCAAGGCAGCCAAGATCAAGGAAAAGCGCGACGCACGTCCCGCCAAGTAA
- the trmD gene encoding tRNA (guanosine(37)-N1)-methyltransferase TrmD: MRIDVVSIFPEYLAALDLSLIGKARQDGLLDLNVHDLRDFTTDRHRTVDDTPYGGGAGMVMKAEPWAQALASVAGEEEAARPVLIVPSPAGAVFTQAMAYELAEEKHLVFACGRYEGIDERVLEWAGEHFDVRPVSLGDYVLNGGEVAVLAMVEAIGRLVPGVVGNPESLVEESHSDGLLEYPVYTKPSSWRDRDVPEILLSGNHGKIAQWRREQQLQRTAARRPDLLEKLDAAQLNKAEKAALEALGYEVTKDRILPRR, from the coding sequence GTGCGCATTGATGTAGTCAGCATTTTCCCGGAGTACCTGGCCGCGCTGGACCTGTCGCTGATCGGCAAGGCCCGGCAGGACGGCCTGCTGGACCTCAACGTCCACGACCTGCGCGACTTCACCACGGACCGGCACCGCACCGTGGACGACACCCCCTACGGCGGCGGCGCCGGCATGGTGATGAAGGCCGAACCGTGGGCGCAGGCGCTGGCCTCCGTCGCCGGCGAAGAGGAAGCAGCACGCCCCGTGCTGATTGTTCCGTCGCCGGCCGGTGCGGTCTTCACCCAGGCCATGGCCTATGAGCTGGCCGAAGAAAAGCACCTGGTCTTCGCCTGCGGCCGCTACGAAGGCATCGACGAACGCGTGCTGGAGTGGGCCGGAGAGCATTTCGATGTCCGCCCGGTCAGCCTCGGCGACTATGTGCTCAACGGGGGAGAGGTCGCCGTCCTGGCCATGGTGGAGGCGATCGGCCGCCTGGTGCCCGGCGTCGTCGGCAATCCTGAATCCCTGGTGGAGGAATCGCACTCCGACGGGCTGCTGGAATACCCCGTTTACACCAAGCCCTCGTCCTGGCGGGACCGCGATGTGCCGGAAATCCTGCTCAGCGGCAACCACGGCAAAATCGCCCAGTGGCGCCGCGAGCAGCAGCTGCAGCGCACCGCCGCCCGCCGCCCGGACCTGCTGGAAAAGCTCGACGCCGCGCAGCTGAACAAAGCCGAGAAGGCAGCGCTTGAAGCTCTGGGCTACGAAGTAACGAAGGACCGGATCCTGCCGCGCCGATGA
- the rimM gene encoding ribosome maturation factor RimM (Essential for efficient processing of 16S rRNA), which produces MQLQVARIGKPHGIRGEVTVQVMTDAPEDRFVPGTELTVEPASKGPLTVISARWNKDILLLGFDEVVDRNGAEELRGAMLSVDTEELDDEDDTEGWYEHELVGLQAKVGDDVVGTVSGLRTLTVQDLLVVDDTQGREVLVPFVEAIVPEVNVEGGYVLITPPPGLFELNLPEDKPEKQDKPEKQDKATAADKAPNSASGEAGS; this is translated from the coding sequence ATGCAGTTACAGGTGGCACGCATCGGCAAGCCGCACGGCATCCGCGGCGAAGTGACCGTCCAGGTCATGACCGACGCCCCCGAGGACCGCTTCGTACCCGGAACCGAGCTCACCGTCGAGCCCGCGTCCAAGGGTCCGCTCACGGTCATCAGCGCGCGGTGGAACAAGGACATCCTGCTGCTCGGCTTCGATGAGGTCGTTGACCGCAACGGCGCCGAAGAACTGCGCGGCGCGATGCTCTCCGTCGACACCGAAGAGCTGGATGACGAAGACGACACCGAGGGCTGGTACGAGCACGAGCTGGTGGGCCTGCAGGCCAAGGTGGGCGACGACGTCGTCGGCACCGTCAGCGGCCTGCGCACCCTGACCGTGCAGGACCTGCTTGTCGTAGACGACACGCAGGGCCGCGAGGTCCTGGTTCCGTTTGTGGAAGCCATCGTGCCCGAGGTCAACGTCGAGGGCGGCTACGTCCTGATCACCCCACCTCCGGGCCTCTTCGAATTGAACCTGCCCGAGGACAAGCCGGAGAAGCAGGACAAGCCGGAGAAGCAGGACAAGGCGACGGCGGCGGACAAGGCGCCGAACAGCGCTTCGGGCGAGGCCGGCAGCTAA